One Mangifera indica cultivar Alphonso unplaced genomic scaffold, CATAS_Mindica_2.1 Un_0003, whole genome shotgun sequence genomic region harbors:
- the LOC123205284 gene encoding photosystem I reaction center subunit psaK, chloroplastic-like translates to MATSVMTTLPQFSGLRPQVSAAPEQSLVAVQPMRQKGKGALGARCDFIGSPTNLIMVTTTSLMLFAGRFGLAPSANRKATAGLKLEVRDSGLQTGDPAGFTLADTLACGSVGHIIGVGVVLGLKNIGAL, encoded by the exons ATGGCCACTTCTGTTATGACCACTCTTCCCCAGTTCAGTGGGCTAAGACCCCAAGTCTCAGCCGCTCCAGAGCAAAGTCTG GTGGCAGTTCAACCAATGAGGCAGAAGGGGAAGGGAGCTTTGGGTGCACGCTGTGACTTTATCGGATCACCCACAAACTTG ATAATGGTGACAACTACAAGCCTAATGCTGTTTGCAGGAAGATTTGGGTTGGCACCGTCGGCAAACAGGAAGGCGACGGCAGGATTGAAGCTTGAAGTGAGGGATTCAGGGCTGCAAACAGGTGACCCAGCTGGGTTCACACTGGCTGACACCTTGGCTTGTGGTTCGGTTGGTCACATAATTGGGGTTGGGGTTGTTCTTGGCCTCAAGAACATAGGTGCTCTGTAA
- the LOC123205278 gene encoding small nuclear ribonucleoprotein-associated protein B'-like has protein sequence MSLSKSSKMLQFINYRMRVTIQDGRQLIGKFMAFDRHMNLVLGDTEEFRKLPPAKGKKNNNNEEREDRRTLGLVLLRGEEVISMTVEGPPPPEESRAKAVSASAVAGPGIGRAAGRGVPTAPLVQAQPGLAGPVRGVGGPAPAMMQPQIARPPVSYPPAAPSVIRPPGQMPPAGMFPGQATPPMARGPPQPVPSPFGVRPPPQQFPMPPQQFGAQRPMVPPPPGPMMRGPPAPPPARPGMPGAPPRPGMPPPPGASIPGFAPRPGMPPPPGNPPRQQQ, from the coding sequence ATGTCGTTGTCAAAGAGTTCGAAGATGCTTCAATTCATAAACTACCGGATGCGCGTGACCATCCAAGACGGTCGCCAGCTGATCGGAAAATTCATGGCCTTTGACCGTCACATGAATCTCGTTCTCGGTGACACTGAAGAGTTTCGTAAGCTTCCCCCAGCTAAGGGCaagaaaaataacaacaatGAGGAACGTGAGGACCGTCGCACTCTGGGTCTCGTCCTTCTCAGGGGTGAAGAAGTCATTTCCATGACCGTTGAAGGTCCTCCTCCTCCTGAAGAGTCACGTGCAAAGGCCGTCTCCGCCTCTGCTGTTGCTGGTCCCGGTATTGGCCGTGCCGCTGGCCGCGGAGTCCCCACTGCTCCGCTTGTCCAAGCCCAGCCGGGTCTCGCTGGACCCGTTCGTGGCGTTGGTGGTCCTGCTCCTGCCATGATGCAGCCACAGATCGCCAGACCACCTGTCAGTTACCCGCCAGCTGCCCCATCTGTGATTCGTCCGCCTGGTCAGATGCCTCCAGCTGGAATGTTTCCGGGACAGGCTACACCACCAATGGCACGGGGCCCTCCGCAGCCGGTCCCATCTCCTTTTGGGGTTCGGCCGCCACCCCAGCAGTTCCCGATGCCTCCACAGCAGTTTGGGGCTCAGAGACCAATGGTGCCGCCTCCACCTGGGCCAATGATGAGAGGGCCTCCTGCTCCTCCGCCAGCTCGTCCGGGAATGCCGGGTGCACCTCCTCGTCCGGGGATGCCTCCACCGCCTGGTGCTTCAATTCCTGGTTTTGCACCTCGTCCTGGGATGCCACCACCCCCCGGAAATCCTCCACGGCAGCAACAGTGA